CAAACAAATATTTGGATTTTAATTTAGGTGATGCCTCAGGCGATATAAATGCAAAACTTTGGGAGTGCAATGATGAATTAGAAAATAAGTTTAAACAAAGCATATTAGTTAAAATTAAGGGAACTGTAAATGAGTGGAGAGGAAAACTTCAATTAAAGATTGAAGCAATAAGATTAACTGAGGAAAAAGACAACGTAAATATTTGTGATTATGTGGCAGTAGCACCTTACGCACCAGAAAAAATGTATGATGATGTCTTAAACTACTTATCTAAAATTGAAAATATGGATATTCAGAATATAGTTACTAATATTTTAACTTATAATGAAGAGAAACTAATGCATTACCCTGCAGCTAAGTCTAATCATCATGCTATAAGATCAGGACTTTTATATCATACAACCACTATGCTTAAGGCAGGAGAAAAATTAAGCGAGATTTATACTTTTTTAAATACAGATTTGTTATATGCAGGTATAATACTTCATGATATTGGAAAAATATATGAGATGAATGCTAGTGAACTTGGAATTGTAAGTGAGTATTCAGTGGAAGGACAACTTCTAGGACATATAATTCAAGGAGTTAAAATGATAGAAACAGCAAGTATTGAGGTTAAAGCGGATAAAGAAGTAACAATGTTACTAGAACATATGGTACTGGCTCATCATTATGAAGCAGAATATGGAAGTCCTAAAAAACCAATGATACCAGAAGCAGAAATGTTACATCATTTAGACATAATGGATGCAAGAATGTATGATATGAATAAAGCCTTAGGGGATACAAAAGAAGGTAAATTCTCAGAAAGAATAAGATCATTAGATAATATAAGTATTTATAATAGTTTTCTTAAGAAATAGATAAAAATAGCAAGTATAATGGATAGGTTTGGAATTAATTAAAATAAAAATACACTTATTCAATATATATGAATAAGTGCATTTTTGTTTTAAATTTTTGTATAGAGCAATTTAGTGATAATATACACGAACTATTATTAAAAATAAATTACTAATATTCGTATTTTGTATTGACTCCTTAATATTGCTCTGCTAATATTAAGGAGTATGGTTACCATTGATAATTTTTATTCTATACGGAGTAATATAAGGAGGCATATGAAATGAAAAATTTTTACGATGTAATTGTTGTAGGAGCCGGTCCAGCGGGAATATTCACTGCACTGGAAATTGCTAATAAAAAACCTGAACTTAGTGTACTTATAGTTGATAAAGGAAGAAATATAGAGAAAAGAAAATGTCCAGCGAGGATCAATGGCAAATGTGTTAAATGTAATCCCTGTGGAATAACATATGGATGGGCTGGAGCTGGAGCTTTTTCAGATGGTAAGCTTTCGCTAAGTCCAGAAGTTGGTGGAAGACTTCTAGAATATTTGTCTGAAGATGAATCAAAAAAATTAATAAAATATTGTGATGATATATACATAGAGTTTGGAGCAAATGAAAAGGTCTATGGACTTAATAGTGATAAAGTAGAGGATGTTAAATATGAGGCAAGTAAACACAATATTCGTCTTGTTGAGTGCCCTGTAAGACATTTAGGAACAGAACTTGCGTATGAAGTCCTAAAATCTATGTATCATCATTTAATAGACAATACAAATACAGACTTTGTTGAACTTAGTGAAGTGGAAGAGATAATAATTGAGGACAATAAAGCCACTGGAGTATTATTAAAAAATAAAGACGGTGTTTTTAAGGTTAATGCGAAATACGTTGTAGCTGCTCCCGGTAGAGGTGGGGCTGAGTGGATTGCAAATGAAGCTAAAAAACATGGTATAAAGGTTACTAACAATGCGGTAGATATTGGGGTAAGAGTTGAGGTGCCTAATTCTGTTATGGATCATCTAACAAAGGATTTATATGAAGCAAAATTAGTTTATTATTCTGATACATTTGGTAATAAGGTTAGAACTTTCTGTATGAATCCAGGTGGAGTAGTGTCAGCAGAGTATTATGATGATAATACAATTGCAGTTGTAAATGGTCATAGTTACTCAGATCAAAAACTAAGAACAACCAATACAAACTTTGCAATGCTTGTATCTACTAGTTTTACAGAGCCATTTAATCAGCCTATTGGTTATGGAAAATATATAGCTCAGTTAGGTAACATGTTAACTGGTGGAGGAATAATGGTTCAAAGACTCGGGGATTTACTAAAGGGGAGAAGAACAGATGTTAATAGGTTAAGTAAGTCAACTACAGTGCCTACTTTAAAATCAGCAGTACCGGGTGATTTAAGTTTTGTATTACCACAAAGACATCTAACATCTATTGTAGAAGCATTAAAGGCTTTTGACAAAATAGCGCCAGGGTTATATAGCAAAAACACATTATTATATGGCGTGGAAGTTAAGTTTTATTCTAGTAAGTTTAGTACAAATGATAAATTTGAAACAGCGATTAATAATTTGTATACTATAGGGGATGGGGCAGGAATAACTAGAGGGCTAATGCAAGCATCTGCAACTGGAGTCATAGTAGCAAGAGATATAACTACAAAGGAAGATTAAGATTACAGCACCTTCGATGATGATTAATTTAAATAATTGGTTATATGAATGTTTAAAGTGTATAATTCAAATATAAAGTAAACATAATAGGCAATGAAGTTTGAGCGCCAAGGGATCTAAGAAATTTATTGTGAATTGAAAGAAAGCGAGGAATTTATATGTCAGCATTTATTGTTTTAGGGGCCCAGTGGGGTGATGAAGGTAAAGGTAAGATGACAGATTATCTTGCTGAGGGAGCAGACGTTGTAGTCAGGTTCCAAGGCGGAAACAATGCAGGTCATACTGTTGTTGTAGGAGATAAAGAATACAAACTTCACTTAATACCATCAGGAATACTATACAAAAATAAATTGAATGTAATAGGTAATGGTGTTGTTGTAGATCCAGAAGCTTTATTTAAAGAAATTGACTATTTACAAGATTTAGGTGAGAATATAACGCCTGAAAGACTAATGATTAGTGATAGATCACAGGTTATAATGCCTTACCATAAAGAGTTAGACAATTTATATGAGATAGCCAGAGGTAAAAATGATATTGGAACTACCAAAAAAGGTATAGGCCCTTGTTACACTGATAAATTTGAACGAAGTGGAATTAGAGTTTGTGACTTAATGAAAAAAGATGTTCTAAAAGAAAAACTTAAAACTAATTTAACAATTAAGAATGATATAATAACAAAAGTTTTGGGCGGAAAAGCTTTAGATTTTGATACAATATATACACAGTATTTAGAATATGCAGATAGGATGAGGCCTTTTGTCAAAGACATATCAGTTAAAGTTTATGATTCAATAAAAGCTGGAAAAAATGTTTTATTTGAAGGAGCACAAGGTACTTTACTTGATATAGATTATGGTTCATATCCTTTTGTAACTTCATCAAACACTATTGCAGGTGGAGTTTGTGTTGGAGCAGGAATAGGACCTACAATGATTACAAGTGTCGTAGGAGTAGCTAAGGCTTATACTACAAGAGTAGGAAAAGGCCCATTCCCAACAGAACTTGAGGATGAAACAGGAGAATGGATTCGCGAAAAAGGGTTTGAATTTGGTGTAACAACAGGTAGAGCAAGAAGATGTGGGTGGCTTGATCTTGTTATATTAAAGTCGGCAGCAAGAGTTTCCGGAATCACTAGTTTTGCTGTAACCAAAATAGATACTTTAGCGGGACTTAAAAAAATCAAAATTTGCGTAGGATATAAATTTGAGGGTAGTATTATAGATTACTTCCCAGCAAGTCTTGAGGATTTAGCTATGTGCGTGCCAGTATATGAAGAATTTGATGGTTGGGATTTAAGTATAGCAGATGCAAGAAGTTATGAAGAACTTCCTGAAAATGCAAAAATATACTTAAAGAGAATTGAAGAGTTTACTAGTGTCAAAGTTTCAATAGTTTCAGTAGGTCCTAAAAGAGATCAAACAATGGTATTAACTGAAATATAGTATATAAATATATATTAAATTATTTTATACTCATGTATGTTTTTTATATTATAGGAAAATATAAATAATATAGAAAACATGCATGAGGTATACAAATTGGTACTAAAGATTAAAAAAGTGCGTACTAGTAAAGTTTAAGTATATAGAATACAATGAGAATGAGAATTAAAGTTAGTGAATATTTTTATTTATTAACTAGTCAAATTCTGATATAATTATTTCAAACTAAAATAAAGTGAGGTATATAATATGAAAATAACTAAGGATATGACAATAGGCGAAGTTGTAAGACAAAAACCAGAATCAGTTCAAGTATTAATGAACTTTGGAATGGGTTGTGTTGGATGCCCTTCAGCACAAGCTGAAACATTAGAAGAAGCATCAATGGTTCATGGTCTTAATTTAGAAGAATTAATGACTGCAATAAACGCATAAAAAAATTAAGACACTTAGCAAATGCTAAGTGTCTTGTTTTTTAATTTTTTCTTATTTTCTTAATGGCCAATATAACAGGAATGGTAATTATAGTAGCTATGATGGCTTCTGGAACACCATTTATTATAGCAATACCATAAATGGTTTTTGCAGCAATGGAAGGGTCTATGCCCTTAGAAACGGCAAATTTAGCTGCGTATAAAATGTATACCATAGTTAAAACCCCAAATGTGTTAGTTAAAGAACCGATTACAGTAGCAAGTCCAATTCTTAGGTTTTCATTTTTACCAAAGCTTAGTTTATAAACATAGTACGAAGTAAGACCAATAAGAACCCTTGGTAATACAGATACTAAAGGATTTATAAAAGCAAAAGATAGTATATTGGGAGCAGTTATGTTTTGTATAATACTAAAAACACCAAATATTAAACCAATGGTCATTCCAACTATAGGGCCACCTATTATTGAACCTATAATAACCGGAATATGCATTATAGTAGCTTTGGCACCAGGAAGTGGAATAAAACCATATCCAGTTAATCCAAGTACTACACAAACAGCTGATAGCATACCAATGGTTGTAAGTTCACGTGTTTTTATTTTTCTAATTTTAATAGAGTTATTATTAATCATGTGTTCCCTCCGCTCTTATTCCATAAGGATATAAGTCGACCTATTCATAATCCTTATTTATAGTTCAGTTTCATAACGAATACTGACAACAATATTTTATCACTTATTTCATAACAATTACATAGATAAATAAAAATTTATCAAAGTTTATATTTATATTAACTTATTATTGAATATTTAAGCAGTTTATTTTGATATAATCTAAGTATAAAAAAATTATTAATAACAAAATTATTAGATATTATATACTTATAAAAAATATAGGGGTGATTTGATGAGTAAAATTCCAGTGGTTACTGGCAGAGAGTATAACATTCATTATTATGAAGTAGATATACAAAAAAGAGTTCTGATTACAAGTATAATGAATTATCTAGGAGATATGGCAATGTATCAAAGTGAAACTTTACGAGTTGGAATAGACTACCTTAAAGAGAATAAAATGGCCTGGGTCTTATATAAGTGGGATATAACAATTAAGTCTTACCCACTTCTTAACGAGACTATAAAGGTGGAGACATTTGCACATTCTTTTAAAAAGTTTTATGCAGATAGAAAATATGATATCTTTGATGGTAAAGGAAATAAAATAGGACATGCTGATTCAATTTGGATTTTAATAAACACAGATACAAGAAGACCAATAAGAGTTACAAAAGATTTGTATGAAGTTTATGGTATAGATGATAGTCCCAATATATTAAAAAACATTGAGAATATATTATCAATAAATGAAGTGGATAATGAGAAAAGTTTTCAGGTAAGATACAGTGATATTGATACAAATATGCACGTAAACAATGTTAAATATGCAGCTTGGGCTTTGGAAACAATACCTGAGGACATAATACTAAATAAAGAACTTAAAAACATTAAGGTGACTTACACAAAGGAAACAAAATATGGAGAAATTATAAAAGTAAGCACGCAGGTTATAAAAGAAGTTGATAAAACGATATGTAGACATAGAATCATAAACGAAGAAGGAACTGAACTAACTCTTTTGGAAAGTATTTGGGTATAGTAACTAAAATTGCTTTTTTCTTATATAATGATAACAAAAGGATAGATTGCGTAGGATTCATTTGAACAAACCATAGTAATTCTTAATTTATTTTATTTGCAGATGCGTGAAGAAAATCACATGTTTGAGCAAAAGCGAGTTTGTGATTTTTAGCAGATGTAAATAATATAAATTTTAGAGTTACATGGTGAAGTGAAAGAAATCTGAGCAATCTATCCTTTTCATTAGTAATATATAAGAAAATCTATTTGGAAGCATTTCTGCCTGCAACAGCACCAGAACTCCACGCCCATTGAAGGTTAAAACCACCACAATCCCCATCAACGTCTAATATTTCACCTGCAAAAAATAGATTTTTTATAATATTAGATTCTAGAGTTCGAGGGTTAATTTCTTTTGTATTAATACCTCCTGCAGTAACTTGGGCATTTGAAAAAGAATTAGTGCCAGATACTTCAAATTGCCAATGTTTAAGCAAAGCATAAATAGCTTCTTTTTCTATTAGGGCTAAATCGCGGCAAGGTTTATGCATATCTTCTATTTTGGCTTCTTTTAAAATTATTGGAATAAGTTTCTTGTGAATTATGCCAATAAATGAATCACAAAGGTCGCGACCTTCAAATAATGACCAATGTTTGTTTAAAAATTTTGGTAGATCTTCATGGCTAATATTTGGTAACATGTCAATTTTCAAAGAAACTTTATTACTTTTAGATAAGCCACGAGCTGCAGTTCTGCTAAGTTGAAGTATTGGAGGGCCAGAAATACCGTAGTCCGTAAAGAGTATTTCTCCAAATTCCTTTTGAATACATAAACCATTTATAAATATTTCTCCATAGCCATCAAATTTTACTCCGGATAAAGCTTTTAACCTACTATAGTTTAATTTAAGCTGTACAAGGGCAGGTACTTGAGGAAGCACATCGTGACCTAATTGTCTTGCCAATGTATATCCAGAGCCGTCAGAACCTGTTTTAGGGGCGCATTTGCCGCCAGCAGCAAGAATCAACCTGTCACATTCATATATACTATTATCTGAGCTGTAAATTTTAAAACCCTTCTTAGTTTTAGTGATTTCCTTAGCTTTGGTATTTGTATAGACAGGAATGTTTTTTTCGTCTAGAGCAAATCTTAATATATCAAGAACTGAGGAGGCCTGCATAGACATAGGGAATATTTTACCTCCATCTACGGTTACCAAAGGTATGCCCAAAGAAGCGAAAAAATCTATAGTATCCGCTGCAGAAAAAGAATTTAGAGTATCTGCAAAGAAACCAGGATTATCACTGTGGTATCTATCATTATTTATATTATCATTACTAATATTACATCTACCGTTACCAGTAGTTAATATTTTTTTACCAATTCTATCGCTTCCTTCGATTATCGCTACATCTATACCGAAATCCTTAGCTATAAGAGCAGCTGTTAGACCGGAAGCGCCTCCGCCAACTATTATAAGAGTATGTTTCAAGAAAATCTCTCCCTTCGAGAAAAAATTATGTTCATATATAAATTGTTTGATTATAATTTTACCCTAAAATGAGTAAGATGAACATGGATTTTATATAATTTCATATAAAATCACAAAGTAGCTAGAATTTAGTAGTGGATAGTAATATATGAAAAAAAATATAAAATTTATTTAAAGCTTAAACCGTTGAATTTACTAGAGTTATGTACTATATTAAAAAAAAGAATGAAAAAAAGCAAGAAAATATGTTGACACATCAAGAAAAATTAGGTATTATAGTTTATGTCGGGTTGCGAGACCCAACTACATAATTAATAAAGTGACAACGACTATGGCTCCTTGGTCAAGCGGTTAAGACACCACCCTTTCACGGTGGTAACAGGGGTTCAATTCCCCTAGGAGTCACCACTAAACATATATGGGAGCATAGCTCAGCTGGGAGAGCATCTGCCTTACAAGCAGAGGGTCACAGGTTCGAACCCTGTTGTTCCCACCATATATGGCTCAGTAGCTCAGTTGGTTAGAGTGCTGCCCTGTCACGGCAGAGGTCGAGGGTCCGAGTCCCTTCTGAGTCGCCATTTTTATTAGCTAGCATGGCTCAACGGTAGAGCAGCTGACTTGTAATCAGCAGGTTGTAGGTTCAATTCCTATTGCTAGCTCCATTTAAAATTTAATAAGGCTCCTTGGTCAAGCGGTTAAGACACCACCCTTTCACGGTGGTAACAGGGGTTCAATTCCCCTAGGAGTCACCACCAAAACATATATGGGAGCATAGCTCAGCTGGGAGAGCATCTGCCTTACAAGCAGAGGGTCACAGGTTCGAACCCTGTTGTTCCCACCATATATGGCTCAGTAGCTCAGTTGGTTAGAGTGCTGCCCTGTCACGGCAGAGGTCGAGGGTCCGAGTCCCTTCTGAGTCGCCATATTTTTGCTAGCATGGCTCAACGGTAGAGCAGCTGACTTGTAATCAGCAGGTTGTAGGTTCAATTCCTATTGCTAGCTCCAAAAAAGTTCTAAACTAATGTTTAGAACTTTTTTTAATTCACTGAAAAATCATTAGATTTTATCAGCATTTCAGAAAAGTGCTTAATAATAGAAAGTACATATTACTACAAATGCATTTGCAGTAATATGTACTTTCTATTAATGATTATATTTTAATATTATTTTAATTTACTCAAATTTTCCTTTATCCTTATATCATCTCCAAAGAATTTGCAAGCAGTAAAATTGCCAAATAATCTAGAAGTTATTCTTTCTGCATAAGTTTTAAGTAAACTTTCAAGAGATAAATTAGTAGATACTACCATCTTCTTTTGTTTTAATAACTTAGTATTAAGTAAGTTAAACAGTTCAGCTTTATTAAAATCTGAAAGCTGCTCGGTACCTAAATCATCGATAATAAGTAAGTCACAATCTATTAGTAATTCTTCTAAAGCACTATTGTTATTAAATCTAATATCTTTTAAAGCCCTTATTAATTCCTCGGCCGTCCTATATACTACAAAGGAACCTTTATCAATTAATTCTTTTGTAATACAATGAGACAGAAATGTTTTTCCTGTTCCAGAACTTCCGTAAAATAATAAATTTTCATCAGTAGTGTCGAAGTTTTTCAAAAAGCTCATAGATATAGATAAAATCTTTTCCATGTTTCTTTTGGGAGATACTGATTCAAGTTCACTTTTCCTAGAAGGATAATAATCCAATTTAAAATTATCAAAATTATGAGTTTTAAGCATGCTTTTTAATTCAGATCCAGTATAATAAACATCTACTACCTTTTGTTTAAAGCAAGAGCATTTAGTGTTTCCAATAAATCCTGTATCGCGGCATTTATTACATCTATAATGTAAATTCAGGTACTCCATGTCA
This window of the Clostridium estertheticum genome carries:
- a CDS encoding DUF1858 domain-containing protein, with translation MKITKDMTIGEVVRQKPESVQVLMNFGMGCVGCPSAQAETLEEASMVHGLNLEELMTAINA
- a CDS encoding NAD(P)/FAD-dependent oxidoreductase gives rise to the protein MKNFYDVIVVGAGPAGIFTALEIANKKPELSVLIVDKGRNIEKRKCPARINGKCVKCNPCGITYGWAGAGAFSDGKLSLSPEVGGRLLEYLSEDESKKLIKYCDDIYIEFGANEKVYGLNSDKVEDVKYEASKHNIRLVECPVRHLGTELAYEVLKSMYHHLIDNTNTDFVELSEVEEIIIEDNKATGVLLKNKDGVFKVNAKYVVAAPGRGGAEWIANEAKKHGIKVTNNAVDIGVRVEVPNSVMDHLTKDLYEAKLVYYSDTFGNKVRTFCMNPGGVVSAEYYDDNTIAVVNGHSYSDQKLRTTNTNFAMLVSTSFTEPFNQPIGYGKYIAQLGNMLTGGGIMVQRLGDLLKGRRTDVNRLSKSTTVPTLKSAVPGDLSFVLPQRHLTSIVEALKAFDKIAPGLYSKNTLLYGVEVKFYSSKFSTNDKFETAINNLYTIGDGAGITRGLMQASATGVIVARDITTKED
- a CDS encoding acyl-[acyl-carrier-protein] thioesterase, which gives rise to MSKIPVVTGREYNIHYYEVDIQKRVLITSIMNYLGDMAMYQSETLRVGIDYLKENKMAWVLYKWDITIKSYPLLNETIKVETFAHSFKKFYADRKYDIFDGKGNKIGHADSIWILINTDTRRPIRVTKDLYEVYGIDDSPNILKNIENILSINEVDNEKSFQVRYSDIDTNMHVNNVKYAAWALETIPEDIILNKELKNIKVTYTKETKYGEIIKVSTQVIKEVDKTICRHRIINEEGTELTLLESIWV
- a CDS encoding ECF transporter S component, translated to MINNNSIKIRKIKTRELTTIGMLSAVCVVLGLTGYGFIPLPGAKATIMHIPVIIGSIIGGPIVGMTIGLIFGVFSIIQNITAPNILSFAFINPLVSVLPRVLIGLTSYYVYKLSFGKNENLRIGLATVIGSLTNTFGVLTMVYILYAAKFAVSKGIDPSIAAKTIYGIAIINGVPEAIIATIITIPVILAIKKIRKN
- a CDS encoding adenylosuccinate synthase yields the protein MSAFIVLGAQWGDEGKGKMTDYLAEGADVVVRFQGGNNAGHTVVVGDKEYKLHLIPSGILYKNKLNVIGNGVVVDPEALFKEIDYLQDLGENITPERLMISDRSQVIMPYHKELDNLYEIARGKNDIGTTKKGIGPCYTDKFERSGIRVCDLMKKDVLKEKLKTNLTIKNDIITKVLGGKALDFDTIYTQYLEYADRMRPFVKDISVKVYDSIKAGKNVLFEGAQGTLLDIDYGSYPFVTSSNTIAGGVCVGAGIGPTMITSVVGVAKAYTTRVGKGPFPTELEDETGEWIREKGFEFGVTTGRARRCGWLDLVILKSAARVSGITSFAVTKIDTLAGLKKIKICVGYKFEGSIIDYFPASLEDLAMCVPVYEEFDGWDLSIADARSYEELPENAKIYLKRIEEFTSVKVSIVSVGPKRDQTMVLTEI
- a CDS encoding ATP-binding protein; this translates as MIKGYQTKILSIYDQIRQEEESDFRKRKIHIEETHPEIIGLDKKIGKLCIELSISALKNIDNRESYLHDLKEKIMDIRVKKSELLVSNGFDMEYLNLHYRCNKCRDTGFIGNTKCSCFKQKVVDVYYTGSELKSMLKTHNFDNFKLDYYPSRKSELESVSPKRNMEKILSISMSFLKNFDTTDENLLFYGSSGTGKTFLSHCITKELIDKGSFVVYRTAEELIRALKDIRFNNNSALEELLIDCDLLIIDDLGTEQLSDFNKAELFNLLNTKLLKQKKMVVSTNLSLESLLKTYAERITSRLFGNFTACKFFGDDIRIKENLSKLK
- a CDS encoding NAD(P)/FAD-dependent oxidoreductase, translating into MKHTLIIVGGGASGLTAALIAKDFGIDVAIIEGSDRIGKKILTTGNGRCNISNDNINNDRYHSDNPGFFADTLNSFSAADTIDFFASLGIPLVTVDGGKIFPMSMQASSVLDILRFALDEKNIPVYTNTKAKEITKTKKGFKIYSSDNSIYECDRLILAAGGKCAPKTGSDGSGYTLARQLGHDVLPQVPALVQLKLNYSRLKALSGVKFDGYGEIFINGLCIQKEFGEILFTDYGISGPPILQLSRTAARGLSKSNKVSLKIDMLPNISHEDLPKFLNKHWSLFEGRDLCDSFIGIIHKKLIPIILKEAKIEDMHKPCRDLALIEKEAIYALLKHWQFEVSGTNSFSNAQVTAGGINTKEINPRTLESNIIKNLFFAGEILDVDGDCGGFNLQWAWSSGAVAGRNASK
- a CDS encoding 3'-5' exoribonuclease YhaM family protein: MEMKKISEIKKGDRIEGFFVIKSVDTKVSNNSNTNKYLDFNLGDASGDINAKLWECNDELENKFKQSILVKIKGTVNEWRGKLQLKIEAIRLTEEKDNVNICDYVAVAPYAPEKMYDDVLNYLSKIENMDIQNIVTNILTYNEEKLMHYPAAKSNHHAIRSGLLYHTTTMLKAGEKLSEIYTFLNTDLLYAGIILHDIGKIYEMNASELGIVSEYSVEGQLLGHIIQGVKMIETASIEVKADKEVTMLLEHMVLAHHYEAEYGSPKKPMIPEAEMLHHLDIMDARMYDMNKALGDTKEGKFSERIRSLDNISIYNSFLKK